Proteins from a single region of Starkeya sp. ORNL1:
- a CDS encoding co-chaperone GroES: MKFRPLHDRVAVRRLEGEEKSKGGIIIPDTAKEKPSQGEILAVGPGARDEAGKLVPLDVKVGDLVLFGKWSGTEVKIDGQELLIMKEADIMGVIEKVTSAKKAA; encoded by the coding sequence ATGAAATTCCGCCCGCTGCATGACCGCGTCGCCGTCCGGCGTCTCGAAGGCGAAGAGAAGTCCAAAGGCGGCATCATCATTCCCGATACCGCCAAGGAGAAGCCCTCCCAGGGCGAGATACTTGCGGTCGGCCCCGGCGCCCGCGACGAGGCCGGCAAGCTCGTGCCGCTCGACGTCAAGGTCGGCGACCTGGTGCTGTTCGGCAAATGGTCCGGCACCGAAGTCAAGATCGATGGTCAGGAGCTCCTGATCATGAAGGAAGCTGACATCATGGGCGTTATCGAGAAGGTCACGTCCGCCAAGAAGGCGGCCTGA
- the groL gene encoding chaperonin GroEL (60 kDa chaperone family; promotes refolding of misfolded polypeptides especially under stressful conditions; forms two stacked rings of heptamers to form a barrel-shaped 14mer; ends can be capped by GroES; misfolded proteins enter the barrel where they are refolded when GroES binds) gives MAAKEVRFSTDARDSMLRGVEILTNAVKVTLGPKGRNVVIEKSFGAPRITKDGVTVAKEIELADKFENMGAQMVREVASKTNDLAGDGTTTATVLAAAVIREGAKLVAAGMNPMDLKRGVDLAVVAVVKDIAARAKKVRSSEEIAQVGTIAANGDNTVGDMIAKAMQKVGNEGVITVEEAKSAETELEVVEGMQFDRGYLSPYFITNAEKMTVELEDAYLLLHEKKLSALQSFLPLLEAVAQTGKPLLIVSEDVEGEALATLVVNKLRGGLKVAAVKAPGFGDRRKAMLEDIATLTGGQVVSEDLGIKLENVAIDMLGRAKRIRIDKDTTTVVDGAGKKKDIEGRVSQIKAQIEETTSDYDREKLQERLAKLAGGVAVIRVGGATEVEVKEKKDRVDDALNATRAAVEEGIVPGGGIALLRAKKAVEKLTSDNPDIAAGIKIVLRALEAPIRQIAENAGVEGSIVVGKVQESKDQNFGFNAQTEQFVDMIASGIVDPAKVVRTALQDAGSVAALLITTEAMIADIPAKNAQVAPAMGGMGGMDY, from the coding sequence ATGGCTGCCAAAGAAGTACGTTTTTCCACTGACGCCCGTGACAGCATGCTGCGCGGCGTCGAGATCCTCACCAATGCGGTGAAGGTGACGCTCGGCCCGAAGGGCCGCAACGTCGTCATCGAGAAGAGCTTCGGCGCTCCGCGCATCACCAAGGACGGCGTCACCGTCGCCAAGGAGATCGAGTTGGCCGACAAGTTCGAGAATATGGGCGCGCAGATGGTGCGCGAAGTGGCCTCGAAGACCAATGATCTCGCCGGCGACGGCACCACCACCGCCACCGTGCTGGCCGCCGCGGTGATCCGTGAAGGCGCCAAGCTGGTCGCCGCCGGGATGAACCCGATGGACCTGAAGCGCGGCGTCGACCTCGCGGTGGTCGCCGTGGTCAAGGACATCGCGGCGCGCGCCAAGAAGGTCCGGTCGTCCGAGGAGATCGCCCAGGTCGGCACCATCGCCGCCAATGGCGACAACACCGTCGGCGATATGATCGCGAAGGCGATGCAGAAGGTCGGCAATGAGGGCGTGATCACCGTCGAGGAGGCCAAGAGCGCCGAGACCGAGCTCGAAGTGGTCGAGGGCATGCAGTTCGACCGCGGCTATCTCTCGCCCTACTTCATCACCAATGCCGAGAAGATGACCGTTGAGCTGGAGGATGCCTATCTCCTGCTCCATGAGAAGAAGCTCTCCGCATTGCAAAGCTTCCTGCCTCTGCTGGAAGCCGTCGCCCAAACCGGCAAGCCGCTGCTGATCGTTTCAGAGGATGTCGAGGGCGAGGCGCTGGCCACGCTCGTCGTCAACAAGCTGCGCGGCGGCCTGAAGGTCGCGGCGGTGAAGGCTCCGGGCTTCGGCGATCGCCGCAAGGCCATGCTGGAAGACATCGCCACGCTGACGGGCGGCCAGGTGGTTTCCGAAGATCTCGGCATCAAGCTGGAGAATGTCGCCATCGACATGCTCGGACGCGCCAAGCGGATCCGGATCGACAAGGACACCACGACGGTGGTCGACGGTGCTGGCAAGAAGAAAGACATCGAGGGCCGCGTGTCGCAGATCAAGGCGCAGATCGAGGAGACCACCTCGGACTACGACCGCGAGAAGCTGCAGGAGCGTCTGGCCAAGCTCGCCGGCGGCGTCGCGGTGATCCGCGTCGGCGGCGCGACCGAAGTCGAAGTGAAGGAAAAGAAGGACCGCGTCGACGACGCGCTGAACGCCACCCGCGCCGCGGTGGAAGAAGGCATCGTCCCGGGCGGCGGCATTGCCCTGCTGCGCGCCAAGAAGGCGGTGGAGAAGCTGACCTCCGACAATCCCGACATCGCTGCCGGCATCAAGATCGTGCTGCGCGCGCTGGAAGCCCCGATCCGCCAGATCGCCGAGAATGCCGGCGTGGAAGGTTCGATCGTGGTCGGCAAGGTGCAGGAATCGAAGGACCAGAACTTCGGCTTCAACGCCCAGACCGAGCAGTTCGTCGACATGATCGCCTCCGGCATCGTCGATCCGGCCAAGGTCGTGCGCACCGCTCTGCAGGATGCCGGTTCAGTCGCGGCGTTGCTCATCACCACCGAGGCGATGATTGCGGACATTCCTGCCAAGAATGCCCAGGTCGCGCCGGCCATGGGTGGAATGGGCGGCATGGACTACTGA
- a CDS encoding DUF1488 domain-containing protein, whose product MAISFPNTSRSYDPLKRCVRFWGYDSTFEISFYLAEDALQKFSPQPQMDEAVSLSVFDGNRKRIERAAHAAYERQRRSFYMLSKADF is encoded by the coding sequence ATGGCGATCAGTTTTCCGAACACCAGCCGGTCCTACGACCCGCTCAAGCGCTGCGTCCGCTTCTGGGGGTATGATTCGACATTCGAGATCTCGTTCTATCTCGCCGAAGATGCGCTGCAGAAGTTCAGTCCGCAGCCGCAAATGGACGAAGCCGTCTCGCTGAGCGTGTTCGACGGCAATCGCAAGCGTATCGAGAGAGCGGCCCACGCCGCTTATGAACGCCAGCGGCGCAGCTTCTACATGCTCTCGAAAGCCGATTTCTGA
- a CDS encoding FecR domain-containing protein produces MRLALWGAIISASALAGVSAVQAAGPSGTAVSVIPAAAANGAEGRRVLKVDGDVFMGDKVQTGPGGEAQIEFKDATKLVVGPNSLMTIDAFVFNADNTARKITVNAAKGAFRFITGNSEKQAYTIKTPTATIGVRGTEFDFSVAGNGEMTLALFEGQARVCDLAGVCRDVRGSCAVVVAPASGGVDPATWSQPVAARFPYVASQASLLPRFRVNTTSCADREASLSVNPASTNDGRRANSRTSSSRPAPDPSPPDDHCGDEGEETGSYDTSTRLGASALSAGAKSFGGGFGGSFGGRSFGGSSKGSGKSGAGNSGRSGGSNGRSKD; encoded by the coding sequence GTGCGTCTCGCCTTATGGGGCGCGATCATCTCGGCCTCGGCCCTGGCCGGCGTGTCCGCGGTTCAGGCGGCGGGCCCGAGCGGCACCGCCGTCTCGGTCATCCCCGCCGCTGCCGCCAACGGAGCGGAAGGGCGCCGTGTCCTCAAGGTCGATGGCGACGTCTTCATGGGCGACAAGGTGCAGACCGGCCCGGGCGGCGAGGCGCAGATCGAGTTCAAGGATGCGACCAAGCTTGTTGTCGGCCCCAACTCGCTGATGACCATCGACGCCTTCGTGTTCAACGCGGACAACACCGCGCGCAAGATCACCGTGAACGCGGCCAAGGGCGCGTTCCGCTTCATCACCGGTAACAGCGAAAAGCAGGCCTACACGATCAAGACGCCGACCGCGACCATCGGCGTGCGCGGCACGGAGTTCGACTTCTCGGTGGCGGGCAATGGCGAGATGACGCTGGCGCTGTTCGAGGGGCAGGCGCGGGTGTGCGATCTCGCGGGTGTGTGCCGCGACGTGCGCGGCAGTTGCGCCGTGGTCGTCGCGCCCGCCAGCGGCGGGGTGGACCCGGCGACCTGGAGCCAGCCCGTCGCCGCGCGGTTCCCCTATGTGGCCTCGCAGGCCAGCCTGCTGCCGCGTTTCCGGGTGAACACCACCTCATGTGCCGACCGCGAGGCGAGCCTGAGCGTCAATCCGGCGAGCACCAATGACGGCAGGCGCGCCAATAGCCGTACCAGCAGCAGCCGGCCGGCCCCGGATCCCAGCCCGCCCGACGACCATTGCGGCGACGAAGGTGAAGAAACGGGAAGCTATGACACCTCGACACGGCTCGGCGCTTCCGCCTTGTCCGCCGGTGCCAAAAGCTTTGGTGGCGGCTTCGGGGGCAGCTTTGGCGGTCGCAGCTTCGGTGGCAGTTCCAAGGGGAGCGGGAAGAGCGGTGCCGGCAATAGCGGCAGGTCCGGCGGAAGTAATGGCCGCAGCAAGGATTAG